A section of the Paramisgurnus dabryanus chromosome 4, PD_genome_1.1, whole genome shotgun sequence genome encodes:
- the LOC135786285 gene encoding zinc finger BED domain-containing protein 4-like: protein MAVAPINGLGGRKRRDDLWTYFLYNPSERKTECVVLGDDGKCGHKLGGKNTTNLKRHLKARHAAIFSKIPVTRTPIKKSGCPNNEKAQTSIETAFAAGSKYKSNSVEQRVKEQALALWIGRTGLPACTVEDEDFIHMIETFDKRMTIPKRTKINNLVDKIYDDEKLKYKERLARARKITIGLDIWTKKGLTASFLAISACFFCTMVNKAQHILLRLDQIAHPHTAECIKHSVDQCIEDWGIPQHKILTVITDNGSNMIAAFKSNEPDEPTSSEDESTETSDPEDSEVAVREHQRFGAIDMSRTPCVVHTLQLVVNMIQKDTSVNRLLSKVRGLVKLFRKSSVATERLLQLCQLTLVKDCPTRWSSTYQMISRLLQVKDSVVQVADGMGWDYLLPSEWHKLSALRDLLIPFAEHTQLLQSDTQSLSLVVPALLDLQGHLSEFPHAQGSSFKDLASLAIKMKANMDKRFSCFLDHTDSKFSPLASAACFLDPTVAPEALLENDDEQIEALLRASEDYIAQLVPRVVREEEAEDEEPEQGEEESKEEQPHNKRPRFRFLSKPSRPSKSTHSKPCVKEEIKKFKEQLSQPINQETALEFWAAQGDSVYPSLKPIALDLLAMPASQAFAERVFSITGDLSRGRRNRARVILERSAFLKLNRDQ, encoded by the exons ATGGCGGTTGCGCCAATAAACGGGCTTGGTGGTCGGAAACGACGTGATGATTTGTGGACATACTTTCTGTATAATCCCTCAGAAAGAAAAACTGAATGTGTAGTATTGGGAGACGACGGTAAATGTGGCCACAAACTAGGTGGGAAGAACACCACCAACCTCAAGCGGCACCTGAAGGCTCGTCACGCTGCTATTTTTTCAAAG ATCCCAGTGACCAGAACTCCTATAAAGAAATCTGGTTGTCCAAATAACGAAAAGGCACAGACATCTATCGAAACAGCCTTTGCCGCAGGATCTAAATACAAGTCAAACTCTGTGGAACAACGTGTCAAAGAACAAGCGCTCGCTCTTTGGATTGGACGCACTGGTCTACCTGCTTGCACAGTGGAGGATGAAGATTTCATCCACATGATCGAGACCTTTGATAAAAGGATGACcatacccaaaagaacaaaaataaacaacttgGTTGACAAGATTTATGATGATGAAAAACTGAAGTACAAAGAGCGGCTTGCCAGAGCACGTAAAATAACAATTGGGCTGGACATATGGACCAAAAAAGGACTTACAGCTTCATTTCTGGCAATTAgtgcatgttttttttgcaCTATGGTAAACAAAGCACAGCACATATTGTTGAGACTTGATCAGATCGCACACCCACACACGGCAGAGTGTATTAAACATTCTGTTGACCAGTGCATAGAGGACTGGGGAATACCACAACACAAAATTCTAACAGTCATAACTGACAACGGAAGCAACATGATTGCAGCATTTAAGTCTAATGAACCAGATGAGCCCACTAGCTCCGAGGATGAATCCACTGAGACGAGTGACCCTGAAGATTCTGAGGTGGCTGTTAGAGAACACCAAAG GTTTGGAGCCATAGATATGAGTAGGACCCCCTGCGTTGTACACACTCTACAACTTGTGGTGAACATGATCCAGAAAGACACAAGTGTCAACCGACTGCTGAGCAAAGTAAGAGGTCTTGTTAAGCTCTTCCGCAAGTCATCGGTGGCAACTGAGCGACTGCTGCAGCTGTGTCAACTAACCCTGGTCAAAGACTGCCCTACTAGATGGTCCAGCACATATCAGATGATATCACGGCTTCTCCAAGTCAAGGACTCAGTAGTTCAGGTTGCGGATGGGATGGGCTGGGACTATTTACTGCCAAGTGAGTGGCATAAGCTGTCCGCTCTCAGAGATTTACTTATCCCCTTCGCTGAGCATACCCAGTTGCTTCAAAGTGACACACAGTCATTATCCCTTGTGGTGCCTGCCCTTCTGGACCTGCAGGGTCACCTGTCTGAGTTCCCCCATGCCCAGGGATCTAGCTTTAAGGACCTCGCTTCCCTGGCAATTAAGATGAAGGCAAACATGGACAAGAGGTTCAGCTGCTTTCTTGATCACACTGACTCCAAGTTTTCACCTCTCGCTAGTGCTGCATGCTTCCTTGACCCAACAGTTGCACCTGAAGCACTCCTTGAAAATGATGATGAGCAAATAGAGGCACTTCTGAGAGCGTCAGAAGATTATATTGCTCAGTTGGTGCCACGAGTTGTACGGGAGGAGGAGGCTGAAGATGAGGAGCCAGAGCAGGGAGAAGAAGAATCCAAAGAAGAGCAGCCACATAACAAGCGGCCCAGATTCAGATTCTTGTCCAAACCAAGCCGGCCATCCAAGTCTACCCATTCAAAGCCGTGTGTTAAGGAGGAAATCAAGAAATTCAAGGAGCAGTTGTCACAACCTATAAACCAAGAGACTGCCCTAGAATTTTGGGCTGCACAGGGAGATTCTGTTTATCCGAGTTTAAAACCCATTGCCTTAGACCTTCTGGCCATGCCAGCATCTCAAGCATTTGCTGAGAGAGTCTTTAGCATTACAGGTGACCTCAGTCGTGGCCGTCGTAATAGAGCACGAGTCATTTTAGAAAGAAGTGCTTTCCTGAAACTGAATCGAGATCAGTAG